A genomic window from Streptomyces sp. WMMC940 includes:
- a CDS encoding PE-PGRS family protein, with protein MHPWSPLNDRQLALLTRIGGDGTDPVTSDNPELATTARALKDRGLITMPKKKGKWQAEITDAGRFYLEHGHHPDRPEPAPRRPRSAAYGAKAPAAPRPRQDAAPPPETKPAPQRAVKPPHPSPAEVGAALIAQVQEAGRFLRIPDPSDAERARYRRAFDAARQRAPEGYHLKYSGRAKGDFFLGLLRVTGEDDTEWNRIRLARSRVITDVEDVLAAVTADHSAFEISEEVLPRVLTLLRLLAEQALARYGEIAVSKKRKQPRPLLTVHGRTYEISFRERQKQVRYVPKQPGRRTYDWQRVTPAHKFEPSGELELMVGQHSGYGYGHSYGWKKEWADTAKKPLEEQIGSVFRVLKARAEEQERARLEHEAEQQRLREERERQEAERRRLEAEREERERREWEAAVSVASIKAVHAARAEHFGTGLERWRAAGEIRAFCAALDEAAVASQDALEAERLREWSAWGKAEADRLDPTMNGRGLASLNFHAEPTGDQLRPFLDGWHPHRPEKEKPPAQPAPPKPEPDPWRGVIDAHQDQGWRYGRQGRAQWWRR; from the coding sequence ATGCACCCATGGTCTCCATTAAATGACCGGCAGCTCGCGCTCCTCACCCGCATCGGTGGGGACGGAACCGACCCCGTCACGTCGGACAACCCCGAGCTCGCGACCACGGCCCGCGCGCTCAAGGACCGGGGCCTGATCACAATGCCCAAGAAGAAGGGGAAGTGGCAGGCGGAGATCACCGACGCGGGACGCTTCTACCTGGAACACGGGCATCATCCCGACCGCCCCGAGCCAGCTCCACGCAGACCTCGTTCGGCGGCATATGGAGCCAAGGCGCCGGCTGCACCTCGCCCTCGGCAGGACGCCGCTCCCCCACCCGAGACCAAGCCAGCCCCGCAGCGTGCCGTGAAACCCCCACACCCGTCACCAGCGGAAGTCGGGGCGGCACTGATCGCACAAGTGCAGGAAGCCGGACGATTCCTTCGGATCCCGGACCCCAGCGACGCGGAACGGGCTCGGTATCGCAGAGCCTTCGACGCGGCACGGCAGCGCGCCCCGGAGGGATACCACCTGAAGTACAGCGGGCGGGCGAAGGGGGACTTCTTCCTCGGCCTGCTCCGGGTGACCGGTGAGGACGACACCGAGTGGAACCGGATCCGCCTGGCACGCAGCCGTGTGATCACCGACGTCGAGGACGTGCTCGCCGCAGTCACCGCGGACCACAGCGCCTTCGAGATCTCCGAGGAGGTCCTGCCGAGAGTGCTCACGCTGCTCCGGCTCCTCGCCGAACAGGCTCTCGCACGGTACGGCGAGATCGCGGTATCCAAGAAGCGCAAGCAGCCCAGGCCGCTGCTCACCGTCCACGGCAGAACGTACGAGATCAGCTTCCGCGAGCGGCAGAAACAGGTCCGGTACGTGCCCAAGCAGCCCGGCCGACGTACGTACGACTGGCAGCGGGTCACCCCGGCGCACAAGTTCGAGCCGTCCGGCGAGCTGGAGCTGATGGTTGGCCAGCACTCGGGCTACGGCTACGGCCACAGCTACGGCTGGAAGAAGGAGTGGGCCGACACCGCCAAGAAGCCCTTGGAGGAGCAGATCGGCTCAGTCTTCCGGGTGTTGAAGGCGCGCGCGGAGGAGCAGGAGCGGGCTCGGCTGGAACATGAGGCGGAGCAGCAGCGTCTGCGAGAGGAACGAGAGCGGCAGGAGGCAGAGCGCCGGCGGCTGGAAGCGGAGCGGGAGGAACGCGAACGGCGGGAGTGGGAGGCCGCCGTCAGTGTCGCTTCGATCAAGGCCGTTCACGCGGCACGGGCCGAGCACTTCGGCACGGGCCTTGAGCGGTGGCGTGCCGCAGGGGAGATCAGGGCTTTCTGCGCCGCTCTGGATGAAGCCGCCGTCGCGTCGCAGGATGCCCTCGAAGCCGAGAGACTGCGAGAGTGGTCGGCTTGGGGAAAGGCGGAGGCCGACCGGCTCGACCCCACCATGAACGGCAGGGGCCTGGCCTCGCTCAATTTCCATGCGGAGCCGACAGGAGATCAGCTGCGACCGTTTCTCGACGGCTGGCACCCGCACCGGCCGGAGAAGGAGAAGCCGCCGGCGCAGCCCGCGCCGCCCAAGCCGGAGCCAGACCCGTGGCGAGGTGTCATCGACGCACATCAGGATCAAGGCTGGAGATATGGACGCCAAGGTCGCGCTCAATGGTGGAGGCGATGA
- a CDS encoding PE-PGRS family protein has translation MEMGEHWAYRARPKELGGAVRRVEIVRVGGSGRSGWIHVRFLDGDDAGLQEWVNPNSLVTLWADVDVFRADDAGELALAEASRQVRGSTEFEAARMILGFVRPKNRLRLRRGVADAGVLELGRLDDAAPVIGMDTAELRADPMVYEKSDGSCLAGWPVTERVARQVAGRLAEEILPEVDRKQQDIEQERTQSSWYSYGRRDDRKLDADGAVLRTVRAWCGEDKADRYDELVALRAEVIRLGELVEKAVKALRDRGHGVIASTIERDLGVHISSLDPDVRR, from the coding sequence ATGGAGATGGGTGAGCACTGGGCATACCGTGCCAGGCCGAAGGAGCTGGGCGGCGCGGTTCGCCGGGTGGAGATCGTTCGAGTGGGCGGCTCCGGCAGGTCCGGTTGGATCCATGTGCGGTTCCTCGACGGCGACGACGCGGGCCTGCAGGAGTGGGTCAATCCGAACTCTCTCGTAACACTGTGGGCGGACGTCGACGTGTTCCGCGCGGACGACGCGGGAGAGTTGGCACTGGCCGAGGCGTCACGCCAGGTGCGGGGAAGCACAGAGTTCGAGGCCGCGCGCATGATCCTCGGGTTCGTCCGGCCGAAGAACAGGCTGCGTCTGCGCAGGGGCGTTGCGGACGCAGGAGTCCTGGAGCTGGGCCGCCTTGACGACGCGGCACCGGTCATCGGCATGGACACCGCTGAACTACGTGCCGACCCGATGGTCTACGAGAAGAGCGACGGCTCGTGCTTGGCCGGATGGCCGGTTACCGAACGCGTCGCCCGTCAGGTGGCCGGCCGCCTCGCTGAAGAGATCCTCCCTGAGGTGGATCGCAAGCAGCAGGACATCGAGCAGGAGCGCACCCAGTCCTCCTGGTACTCCTACGGCCGCCGGGACGATCGCAAGTTGGACGCGGATGGAGCCGTCCTACGGACCGTCCGGGCGTGGTGCGGCGAAGATAAGGCAGACCGCTACGACGAGTTGGTTGCCCTGCGCGCCGAGGTCATCCGGCTCGGGGAGCTGGTCGAGAAGGCGGTCAAGGCCCTACGCGACCGAGGCCACGGCGTCATCGCCTCCACCATTGAGCGCGACCTTGGCGTCCATATCTCCAGCCTTGATCCTGATGTGCGTCGATGA
- a CDS encoding DUF2637 domain-containing protein — protein MRALPVRIDAVLVQALIAAALSFAHLHDLALAAGQDGWKAWAYPVSVDLLLVAAWRRLRSGGAKAAGWCWFLVALTASLGANVATAGLLDLDDVPDWLRILVAGWPAVAFLGGTLLAHGATADARSEEHESAPAPDAAEEPTPVAELPASEPKPAPPSAPPVPPALVNLARRRAPRPDRNTHRHLDPSRPARRPAAPGRSHLDPPDLTRRTSPRAPVHAPRAQTRRRADAGQVQSGAVISSS, from the coding sequence GTGCGTGCCCTGCCCGTCCGTATCGACGCCGTACTCGTCCAGGCACTGATCGCCGCCGCGCTGTCCTTCGCCCACCTGCACGATCTGGCGCTGGCTGCCGGGCAGGACGGCTGGAAGGCCTGGGCCTACCCGGTCTCCGTCGACCTGCTGTTGGTCGCGGCCTGGCGGCGGCTCCGCTCCGGCGGGGCGAAAGCGGCCGGATGGTGCTGGTTCCTCGTCGCACTGACCGCCTCGCTCGGCGCCAACGTGGCCACGGCCGGACTGCTCGATTTGGACGACGTACCGGACTGGCTGCGGATCCTCGTCGCCGGCTGGCCCGCAGTCGCCTTCCTGGGCGGGACGCTCCTCGCTCACGGAGCAACCGCAGATGCCCGCTCGGAGGAGCACGAGTCGGCTCCGGCGCCGGACGCGGCCGAAGAACCGACCCCGGTGGCCGAGTTGCCCGCTTCGGAGCCGAAACCGGCTCCGCCCTCTGCGCCCCCGGTGCCACCGGCGCTCGTCAACCTCGCGCGCCGACGAGCACCGCGCCCGGACCGGAACACCCATCGACACCTCGACCCTTCGCGCCCGGCTCGGCGTCCCGCTGCCCCTGGCCGAAGCCATCTCGACCCACCTGACCTGACCCGGAGGACATCCCCTCGTGCGCCCGTCCACGCTCCGCGCGCTCAAACGCGCCGCCGAGCTGACGCGGGACAGGTTCAGTCTGGCGCAGTCATTTCTTCGAGTTGA
- a CDS encoding FtsK/SpoIIIE domain-containing protein has product MTDLVTWAELGGSLAAIGGAAYARHAYPAAYWSTVGLPLAAARLLASYSSTMDACGLTVEPSRWRALAVRAATRREIRPVPPRRGVIRPTTTGLRMRLRLAPGQEPADVAASAERLRHAWGVHAVHVRDVKSGVVELRLVGFDVLRKVRMPRRLDGGPLQIPVALREDATAFIRDYRTVPHELVLGATLSGKSMYLRNLLTGLAAQPVVLVGIDCKRGVELAPFAPRLSALATDPDQAAELLPALVKEMEDRYDLIKARQGIAPGTPEELITSDIWGLPEGERPAPIVLFIDEVAELFLVATRKEEERRDEMVTQLIRLAQLGRAAGIYLEVCGQRFGAELGKGATMLRAQLTGRVCHRVNDEASAKMALGDIAPEAVLAACAIAPELPGLAVVGDTSGGWSRIRTPYLSLADAAAICRATADLAPDVPALDPFRPYVAPMPVEASGPVATARPVTE; this is encoded by the coding sequence GTGACGGACCTGGTGACGTGGGCCGAGCTGGGCGGTTCGCTCGCTGCGATAGGCGGCGCCGCCTACGCCCGGCACGCATACCCGGCGGCGTACTGGTCCACGGTCGGGCTGCCGCTCGCGGCGGCCCGGCTTCTGGCCTCGTACTCCTCGACCATGGACGCCTGCGGCCTGACCGTCGAGCCGTCCCGGTGGCGGGCGCTGGCCGTTCGAGCTGCCACCCGGCGTGAGATTCGGCCGGTGCCTCCGCGTCGGGGCGTCATCCGGCCCACGACGACCGGACTGCGTATGCGGCTGCGGTTGGCTCCCGGCCAGGAGCCGGCGGACGTGGCGGCCTCCGCGGAACGCCTCCGGCACGCCTGGGGCGTCCACGCCGTCCATGTGCGGGACGTCAAGTCAGGGGTCGTCGAACTGCGGCTCGTCGGCTTCGACGTACTGCGCAAGGTACGGATGCCCCGTCGGCTCGACGGCGGTCCGCTGCAGATCCCGGTGGCGTTACGGGAGGACGCGACTGCGTTCATACGCGACTACCGGACCGTGCCGCATGAGCTGGTCCTGGGCGCCACGCTCTCGGGTAAGTCCATGTACCTGCGGAACCTGCTGACCGGTCTCGCTGCCCAGCCGGTGGTCCTGGTCGGGATCGACTGCAAGCGAGGGGTCGAACTGGCTCCCTTCGCGCCCAGGCTCTCCGCTCTGGCGACCGACCCGGACCAAGCGGCCGAACTGCTTCCCGCACTGGTGAAGGAGATGGAAGACCGGTACGACCTGATCAAGGCCCGGCAGGGCATCGCACCCGGCACGCCCGAGGAGCTGATCACCTCGGACATCTGGGGCCTGCCGGAAGGCGAACGCCCCGCTCCGATCGTGCTGTTCATCGACGAAGTGGCGGAACTCTTCCTTGTCGCCACCAGAAAGGAGGAGGAACGGCGGGACGAGATGGTCACCCAGCTCATCCGGCTCGCCCAACTCGGCCGAGCCGCCGGGATCTACCTCGAAGTCTGCGGGCAGCGCTTCGGCGCCGAGCTGGGCAAGGGCGCGACCATGCTCCGCGCCCAGCTCACCGGCCGCGTCTGCCACCGCGTGAACGACGAAGCCTCGGCGAAGATGGCGCTAGGCGACATCGCCCCGGAAGCCGTCCTCGCGGCGTGCGCCATCGCCCCCGAACTGCCCGGCCTCGCCGTCGTCGGCGACACCTCCGGCGGCTGGTCCCGCATCCGCACCCCCTACCTCTCGCTCGCCGACGCCGCGGCCATCTGCCGCGCTACGGCTGACCTCGCCCCCGACGTACCGGCGCTCGATCCCTTCCGCCCGTACGTAGCGCCGATGCCGGTCGAGGCGTCCGGGCCCGTGGCCACCGCTCGCCCGGTCACCGAATAG
- a CDS encoding SCO3933 family regulatory protein, protein MRVIRVDASAATILLTEAPAPKVRDRQTGEIAKDAVSGEVLMTVGVVYIDEGESSLIQVAVPESGVTEGLTVGAPVSLPGLVARPWQSVFNGQERHGIAYRATAVAPGAFPMAEAG, encoded by the coding sequence GTGCGTGTGATCCGTGTTGACGCCTCGGCCGCCACCATCCTGCTCACCGAAGCTCCGGCGCCGAAGGTGCGCGACCGGCAGACCGGTGAGATCGCCAAGGACGCGGTGTCCGGCGAGGTGCTGATGACCGTCGGCGTCGTCTACATCGACGAGGGCGAGTCGTCGCTGATCCAGGTAGCGGTCCCGGAGAGCGGCGTGACCGAGGGCCTGACCGTCGGCGCCCCGGTGTCTCTTCCGGGCCTGGTGGCTCGGCCGTGGCAGAGCGTGTTCAACGGCCAGGAGCGCCACGGCATCGCGTATCGGGCGACCGCCGTCGCCCCGGGCGCCTTCCCCATGGCGGAAGCGGGCTGA
- a CDS encoding GntR family transcriptional regulator, translating into MTYEVEPPKYVRLAQTLQRRIEDGTYAPGTRVPSENQLVQTFGMSRPTVVRALELLKRDGWLESRQGYGTTVRGRPEVVEQKDRRGRGALERDESHAAGRLIEVGRVPVPSRVASALGLPKRTEVLLRRFLVEEDGEAVELVSSYFPAGLAEGTELGSGEPLSGSAREHLEARKKIRFDHVVERVSARLPDAGEAAVLDLPDGVPVLSVLVVARDASGRSLQVSELLLPADRQELEDTYRLN; encoded by the coding sequence GTGACCTATGAAGTGGAGCCACCGAAGTACGTGCGCCTCGCGCAGACGCTTCAGCGTCGCATCGAAGACGGCACGTACGCGCCCGGCACCCGAGTGCCCAGCGAAAACCAGCTGGTGCAGACGTTCGGCATGTCCCGCCCGACCGTCGTCCGGGCCCTGGAGCTCCTGAAGCGGGACGGCTGGCTGGAGTCCCGGCAGGGATACGGGACGACCGTCCGGGGTCGCCCGGAAGTCGTCGAGCAGAAGGACCGGCGGGGGCGTGGGGCGCTTGAGCGCGACGAGTCTCACGCCGCGGGCCGCCTGATCGAAGTCGGGCGTGTGCCTGTTCCGTCGCGAGTCGCCTCGGCGCTCGGCCTGCCGAAGAGGACCGAAGTACTCCTGCGTCGCTTCCTGGTCGAAGAGGACGGCGAGGCGGTGGAGCTGGTCTCGTCGTACTTCCCCGCCGGCCTGGCGGAAGGCACTGAGCTGGGGTCCGGCGAACCCCTGAGCGGGAGTGCGCGCGAACACCTCGAAGCTCGGAAGAAGATCCGCTTCGATCATGTCGTCGAGCGCGTGTCTGCTCGGTTGCCTGATGCGGGCGAGGCAGCCGTACTTGACCTGCCGGACGGTGTTCCCGTGCTGAGCGTTCTGGTTGTGGCGCGCGACGCATCGGGCCGTTCGTTGCAGGTCTCCGAGCTGCTGCTGCCGGCTGACCGGCAGGAACTCGAAGACACGTACCGCCTGAACTGA
- a CDS encoding ATP-binding protein — protein MAYTIDRYPCQGSPRLGAMTLHPEPESVPRARRWFRKFIAPYNPACSVDDCTLMISELVTNAILYGQADDPWLVRVEWYREGTALRVDVHNPGFPVNVRVRHPEANDAHGRGLLLVDSIADSWRSGPSRHGGTVVSFVVADAWPA, from the coding sequence ATGGCCTACACGATCGACCGCTACCCCTGTCAGGGCTCGCCGCGGCTCGGCGCGATGACCCTGCATCCGGAACCCGAGTCGGTGCCTCGCGCCCGACGCTGGTTCCGGAAGTTCATCGCTCCGTACAACCCGGCCTGCTCCGTCGACGACTGCACTCTGATGATCTCGGAGTTGGTGACCAACGCCATCCTCTACGGGCAGGCGGACGACCCCTGGCTGGTGCGGGTCGAGTGGTACCGCGAGGGAACCGCGCTCCGCGTTGACGTGCACAACCCGGGCTTCCCCGTGAACGTGCGGGTGCGGCACCCCGAAGCGAACGACGCTCATGGACGGGGACTGCTCCTGGTCGACTCCATCGCCGACTCCTGGCGCTCCGGTCCCAGTCGGCACGGCGGCACGGTCGTCTCCTTCGTGGTCGCCGATGCCTGGCCGGCGTGA
- a CDS encoding GntR family transcriptional regulator codes for MPQIEEAQPKYLQIAHHIRDQILRGDLRPGDEVPSERQLAADWKVSRPTAARSLAALSHQGLVEKRQGSGTYVRSLEVNRRARELYGRARQTGKIYTPGEYAVITSAGWLEAPDHVAEALGLVKDRRAVHRRRVTNNQDGPITLSTSWFAPDIGRRAPKLTDPERIQEGTLMYVERMTGRQGSYAEDRMCAREATDEEVADLRLEPGSAVLIVHHVVFDLHDRPLEFAEATYPPHRWAFEQGYPLT; via the coding sequence ATGCCTCAGATCGAAGAGGCTCAACCGAAGTATCTCCAGATCGCTCACCACATCCGTGATCAGATCCTTCGGGGCGACCTGCGGCCGGGTGACGAGGTTCCTTCGGAACGGCAGCTCGCCGCGGACTGGAAGGTGTCCCGGCCCACGGCCGCGCGGTCCCTGGCGGCGCTGAGTCATCAGGGCCTGGTCGAGAAGCGTCAGGGCTCGGGGACGTACGTGCGCAGCCTCGAAGTGAACCGGCGTGCACGGGAGTTGTACGGGCGTGCTCGGCAGACCGGGAAGATCTACACGCCCGGCGAGTACGCGGTGATCACTTCCGCCGGCTGGCTGGAGGCTCCGGACCACGTCGCCGAGGCGCTGGGCCTGGTGAAGGATCGTCGAGCCGTGCACCGCCGGCGCGTGACGAACAACCAGGACGGCCCGATCACGTTGTCCACCTCGTGGTTCGCGCCGGACATCGGCCGGCGGGCGCCCAAGCTCACGGATCCCGAGCGGATCCAGGAAGGGACGCTGATGTACGTGGAGCGGATGACGGGGCGTCAAGGGAGCTACGCGGAGGATCGCATGTGCGCTCGGGAAGCCACCGACGAGGAGGTGGCCGACCTGCGGCTGGAGCCGGGATCCGCGGTCCTCATCGTCCATCACGTCGTCTTCGACCTCCATGACCGCCCCCTGGAGTTCGCCGAAGCCACCTACCCGCCGCACCGCTGGGCCTTCGAGCAGGGCTACCCGCTGACCTGA
- a CDS encoding DUF1152 domain-containing protein: MTRLIVAAGGGGDAVAAAMLHAALYGDRDQAVILTYAWDRLLIDPLPGPRRPADFTGLERLTPAVWRVPAQARPIAPAGSTLPRLAAELPHTFALLDPYQGAEGLTHQLEDLVSHLEPESIDLLDVGGDILARGYEPTLRSPLADALALAACCQVNAPIRLLVAGPGLDGELLSADLHDVLGSVVHTFTASDAETISPALEWHPSEATGVLAATARGARGTCEIRDAGLPVPLTDDSPTVHEVDLDDAVNRNQLARAIMATEHLDEAEAYSREICGYSEIDYERNKALWLRDQQPATLDPSAIWPQLDQFEAEARARGVTHTTFRRITEALNLSGSQRDDLRQLLINSRQEQYDAPLWRIPIAAE, encoded by the coding sequence ATGACGCGGTTGATCGTCGCAGCAGGAGGAGGGGGCGACGCAGTCGCCGCCGCCATGCTCCACGCCGCCCTCTATGGCGACCGGGACCAAGCGGTGATCCTCACGTACGCATGGGACCGCCTCCTGATCGACCCGCTACCGGGTCCGCGGCGACCCGCCGACTTCACCGGCCTGGAGCGCCTCACTCCGGCCGTGTGGAGAGTGCCGGCGCAGGCCCGGCCGATCGCACCGGCAGGTTCCACACTCCCCCGACTGGCGGCGGAGCTCCCGCACACCTTCGCGCTGCTCGACCCCTACCAGGGAGCCGAGGGACTCACCCACCAACTCGAGGATCTGGTGAGTCACTTGGAGCCCGAGTCGATCGATCTCCTGGACGTGGGCGGCGACATCCTCGCTCGCGGCTACGAGCCGACGCTGAGGAGCCCACTCGCCGACGCCCTCGCCCTGGCAGCCTGCTGCCAGGTGAACGCGCCCATCCGACTGCTGGTCGCGGGGCCAGGCTTGGACGGCGAACTCCTGTCGGCCGACCTGCACGACGTGCTTGGCTCCGTCGTCCACACCTTCACCGCCAGCGACGCGGAGACGATCAGCCCGGCTCTGGAGTGGCACCCGTCCGAAGCGACCGGAGTCCTCGCCGCGACGGCCAGGGGTGCGCGAGGCACCTGCGAGATCCGGGACGCAGGGCTCCCCGTACCGCTCACGGACGACAGCCCCACGGTGCACGAGGTCGACCTGGACGACGCCGTCAACCGCAACCAGTTGGCCCGAGCCATCATGGCGACAGAGCACCTGGACGAGGCCGAGGCCTACAGCCGCGAGATCTGCGGCTACTCGGAAATCGACTACGAGCGCAACAAGGCCCTGTGGCTCAGGGATCAGCAGCCCGCGACTCTGGACCCGTCCGCCATCTGGCCCCAGCTCGACCAGTTCGAGGCCGAAGCCCGCGCCCGCGGAGTCACCCACACGACGTTCCGCCGTATCACCGAGGCCCTGAACCTCAGCGGCTCCCAGCGCGATGACCTGCGACAGCTCCTCATCAACAGCCGGCAGGAGCAGTATGACGCGCCACTGTGGCGCATCCCCATAGCCGCTGAGTAA